A DNA window from Calliphora vicina chromosome 1, idCalVici1.1, whole genome shotgun sequence contains the following coding sequences:
- the LOC135952164 gene encoding uncharacterized protein LOC135952164: MLKFHCVSSILVLLQLFDSNLAITTDTNADSVNEFQYCLRESTHPNLRECVGRTAINFLQRFDEKDNFTFADSVIAARDDNVASRSLVNFLDTDPVDFRGILENAGAVFSQRALEFHMDAIYPGLMFKIGPSADSNSVAQFMLDPTVDERNFNYEEPSTARILTKQYVLPFLLGLKFNLVALVPILFTVICLLLKKSLFIAKLVVYISSILGVGGIAGALGTFGGGLGGLFSGHSFGGGIPPQPPHGHAYGGANFGAVGGGVGGGLGVYPGKNTVYSQYEQDELQHISPYKRQDRKVVFEKTRENTGRVSGNNNNNHNVRSTPAPVVLATPATDRFYEYEKQVLMQDRSGKLRHSNSKLGLSAYDEDEEEVAGVINVAPSHRFKTSDNSGWKVVNLRTLDIAIANNDTWQFSDFLVIEKNAAASPSSTNKETHDKLQHLSNGRSLSDTLAVKMLQLARTRSLKLQLPTSINNFFNKRSISTALDDFNADANAVESGRKKKDKDKNMAMMGGMAMLAMVAQMFLGKVILIAGAAFVMAKVALLISVLGSLKKGSGGSGGGTDHVIVTGGGGGGSSGGHSHEHSSGWHRSMPYDYNKLEIVAADEHKFTEPVTYYEVAENDEFKRRNQYQLPPKQQNNLNKVHF, from the exons atgttaaaatttcattGCGTGTCATCGATTTTAGTTTTACTACAATTATTTGACTCTAATTTGGCCATAACCACCGATACGAACGCGGATAGTGTTAACgaatttcaatattgtttacGAGAGTCAACACATCCCAATTTAAGGGAGTGTGTTGGTCGTACGGCCATTAATTTTCTGCAACGTTTCGATGAAAAGGATAATTTTACATTTGCAGACAGTGTAATTGCGGCGCGTGACGACAATGTGGCATCCAGGTCATTAGTGAATTTTTTGGATACTGATCCCGTAGATTTTAG AGGCATTTTAGAAAATGCTGGAGCCGTATTTAGTCAACGAGCTCTTGAATTCCACATGGATGCCATATACCCCGGCTTAATGTTTAAAATTGGCCCCTCTGCAGATTCCAATAGTGTGGCACAATTTATGTTAGACCCTACAGTAGATGAAAGAAATTTCAACTATGAAGAACCTTCAACAG CACGCATCTTAACCAAACAATATGTGTTGCCATTTTTACTTGGACTAAAATTCAACTTGGTAGCACTGGTGCCAATACTGTTCACCGTAATTTGTCTGCTACTGAAGAAATCTCTTTTCATAGCCAAGTTAGTAGTTTATATTAGCAGCATTTTAGGCGTTGGTGGAATTGCTGGTGCTTTGGGTACATTTGGAGGTGGCTTGGGAGGTTTATTTAGTGGTCATAGTTTTGGGGGTGGTATTCCACCTCAGCCTCCTCATGGACATGCATATGGTGGAGCGAATTTTGGTGCTGTAGGTGGAGGTGTTGGCGGAGGTTTAGGTGTATATCCTGGTAAAAATACTGTTTATTCCCAATATGAACAAGATGAATTACAGCACATTTCACCATACAAGAGACAAGATCGGAAAGTGGTGTTTGAGAAGACAAGAGAAAATACTGGACGTGTTAGtggcaacaacaataataaccaTAATGTGCGATCAACTCCAGCGCCCGTTGTTTTAGCTACTCCTGCTACAGATCGATTCTATGAATATGAGAAACAGGTTCTTATGCAAGATCGTAGTGGTAAATTGCGCCATTCTAATAGTAAATTGGGACTTTCGGCTTATGATGAAGATGAGGAGGAGGTGGCTGGTGTTATAAACGTTGCACCCAGTCATCGTTTTAAGACTAGTGACAATTCGGGTTGGAAAGTGGTAAATTTAAGA aCATTAGACATAGCCATTGCCAATAATGATACATGGCAATTTAGTgattttttagttattgaaaaaaatgctGCCGCCAGCCCCTCCTCCACTAACAAGGAAACTCATGACAAATTACAACATCTATCAAATGGACGCTCTTTAAGTGATACATTAGCTGTGAAAATGTTACAATTGGCTCGAACGCGTTCATTAAAATTACAATTACCCACATCcattaacaatttctttaataaacgCAGCATTTCCACGGCTTTAGATGATTTTAATGCGGATGCCAATGCTGTGGAGAGTG GTCGCAAGAAAAAGGACAAAGACAAGAACATGGCAATGATGGGCGGTATGGCGATGCTGGCAATGGTTGCACAAATGTTTCTGGGCAAAGTGATACTGATAGCGGGCGCTGCATTTGTTATGGCCAAGGTGGCTTTGCTCATCTCTGTACTG GGCAGTCTCAAAAAGGGATCGGGTGGTAGTGGCGGTGGTACCGATCACGTCATTGTTACCGGCGGTGGTGGTGGCGGTAGCAGTGGTGGCCATAGCCATGAGCACAGCTCGGGTTGGCATCGTAGCATGCCCTATGATTACAATAAACTCGAAATAGTAGCAGCCGATGAACACAAATTCACTGAGCCGGTAACTTATTATGAAGTTGCCGAAAATGACGAATTCAAACGAAGAAATCAATATCAACTGCCgccaaaacaacaaaataatttgaataaagtacatttttaa